A window of Candidatus Rokuibacteriota bacterium genomic DNA:
ACAGGATCGTGGAGACGCCGAAGACGATCAGCACCATCTCGAGGCCCTGGCGAAATATGAGCCTAGACATCAATCCGGCAGCTGATCGCCTCGGTCTCTCCGAAGGACGGCAGATACGTGATGTGGTACGGCTCGGGCCCGCCGGCGACGACAACGAGGATGTCCTCCGGGCGCCGGGTGACCCGCACCATCCCTGCGTGCACGCACGGCGTGAACATCGGCGCGATCTCGGCGGCGTCGTATGACGCCTCCGGCATCCCCGAGTGCTCCCAGAGGTACGCCTGCACGTCGTGCTTCGAGAACCCTTCCGCCGCCAAGCGCTGGGCGTGGCCAGACGGCAGCACGACCAGAGGATTGCCCGCGCCGATGAACACGTTGTTGTTGCCCTTGGTGGCCATCGCGTCCGCAACGAGGTCGAGAGCGCCGCGGCCATGCGGGCCGAGGTGACAGATGTTGTGTGTTCCCTGCGCGCCGATGACCGTCGCCACGCTGTCCTCGACGGCGAAGCCGCGGTCGACATGAAGCGGCGTCCACGGGCTGTTCTCCTCGTCCTCACCGAAGCAGAACGTGTACTTGCCCGGCATGCCGAGTGTGGACTTGTCGACCTCGCCCGGCGTGCCGCCGCCGATATTCTGCAGGATGAAGCGCATCGCCCGGCCGATGGCCGCGTTCGAGCGACGCCCCGGCCCGAGCGCGTTGCGGCCGCAGTTCAATTCCACGCCGCTCCGGATGGGCCCGTTGACGAGCAGCAGCGGCGCCACGGGGTTGGTCGTCGTCTGAATACCGTGAAGGTTGAACGTTGGCGCGCACACAGCAGCCACACCGGCGGCGACAACGGGGGCGTACGCAGGCAGGCAGCCGGCCATGACCATGTTGATCGCGACCTTTTCCGCGGTCGCCGGGGCCATCCGTGGAGCGACGACCGCGATGATCTCGTCCGGTCCGCGCCGAAGCGCGGCGAGCATGGCCAGAATCTTGTCCTCGGTGGGCGGCACGATCGGTAGGCCGTCGGTCCACCCCTGCCGGTAATAGAAGTCGAAGACGGCATCGGGATCGGCGAGTTCGAACGCTCGAGAGGCGATGGCTGTGGTCATCGCCCCCTCATTCGCCTCTCAGCGCCTTGAGGATCAACGCTACCGAGGCCTCGGCGATGCCGAGCATCACCGACTCGTCGCCGTACTCCGTGAGCTCGGTCTTCGGCAGCGTCACCATGCAGCCGAGATCGACACCGCGCGATTTCAGGACTTCCGTCGCCAGCGACACGAACCGTTCCGTGACCAGCACCACCGCCGGGATGCCGCGCTTCGAGAGCACTGTTTGGTCGTGGACACTCCACGCTGTGCAGGCCCCTCAATTGGCGAGGCCGACGATCGCGACGTCGCTCGTCGCGACGACCTCCTCGAGCAGCGCCGCCGGCGTCTCGTTCGAGGTCGGGATGCGCCACTCGCGCACCGCCGCCACGCCGTAACGCTCGGGGAAGTACTTCGCGAACGTGCGCGACATGAGGTCCATGCTGCGCCAACCGTTGTTGAGGACGGCCACGCGCATGCCCTCGAGCGAGTGCGAGACGGTCTTCCGAACCGTCCGCTCGACTTTCATTTCGACCGAAGGATCGAACACTCGAATCGTCACTGTGCGGCTCCTTTCGTCACCGTCGCGCCGAATAGGCCGGCTTCCTCGGCCACCCCGGCGGCGGCCTTCTTCATGAGCGCAAGGATGTTTCGGGCGCGCTTGCGAACGCGGAAGGATGGACCGGCCACCACAAGCGCGTGCCGATCGGCGGCTGCCTGCCCAGGGTGAAGGATCGGCACGGAGAGGCCCGTGAGATCCTCGAGGAACTCGCCGTTGCTGACCGCGTAGCCGCGCCGGCGGATCTCCTGCAGGTTGCGCCGTAGCGCCGCGGGCGTCGTAATTGTGTGGGCGGTGTACTTCTCGAGACCGACCTCGGCGATGTACCGCTGTATGTAGGTATCCGGCTGCATCGCCAGGCACATCTTGCCGCCCGCCGTACAGTGCAGGGGACGCCGGGTGCCGACCTGCGCGATGTAGCGGATGGGCTGTGACGACTCGATCTTCTCGATAAAAACGATCTCGTTGCCCTCGAGCATGCCGAGGTACACGACCTCCCGCGTGTCCAGCGCCAGGCGTTCGAGGTACGGCTTGGCGAGGCTGCGCAGATCGCCGCCCTGCGGCATGGCGGACGCGAGGCCGGCGAGGAAGTACCCGATACGGTAGGTCTTCGACGAACCATCGAAGTCGAGCAGCCGGCGGCGCACGAGCGTGCGCGCGATGTTGAGGGTCGTGCTCTTCGGCACCTCCAGGGTCTCGACCAGCTGCGCCAGCGTCAACGGCACGGGGCTGCGCGCCACCGCTTCCAGCGCGTCGATCGCACGATCGACGGAGCGGACGGTTCGGACAGTGTTGCTGGTGATCATATATGTGACCACTGGTCACATATATGATCACGCGTGCGGTGGGATGTCAAGACGCGCCTGGAGCAGGCCCTGCTCGTACTTCAGCCGCAGAATCTCTCGCAGAGCGTCGATAACATAACCCCCGTTCTCAGTCATGGCCCGCCGCGCCCGAGGGTCCTCCCTCGGGACCTGCCTTGTCACAGCACGCCGCGTCATCGGAACGTCAGATCGCATTGGTCGGGTCCCCTTCGGCCACCATATCGGCGAGGATCTCGCGGGCCCGGCCGGTGGGGAAATACCCGGTCAACCCCGCGGTCGCGACCTGCTCGCCGTGCTGGTTGGTAAATGTGGCTGCGGCCCGCGCCCTTCCCCGTTCGTCAACCTCGCTGATGACTAGACGGCAAGCAATAGTATCTCCCGGGTACACGGGGCGGCGGAAACGGAAGCTCATGCCCGTCGCGAGCCAGGCGATCTGCCCGCCCACTTCGCAGATCATGCTCCCGGTCAGAAGGCCGTGGCAGACGATCCCGGAGAAACCCTTGTCCTGAGCGAATCGAGGCTCGTAGTGCACGGGATTGTAGTCCCGAGTCAACGCACCGAACGCGACAGTGTCCTCACGGGTGAACGTGCGCGTAATCTCGAAGGTGTCTCCGGCCTTCAGGCCTCGGATAGCTCTGCGTCTTAGGTCCGACATGTTTTCAATCCCATCCCGCCTGTTCCCTCATATGGGGCAGCCTGCGCTCACGCCGGCGCCCGCTCCAGCAGCCCGACGGTCTCCATGTGAAAGGTCTGCGGAAACAGGTCGATCGGATGGAGCGTCACGCATCGGAAGCCGGCGCGGGTCAGGATCCCCAGGTCGCGGGCCAGGGTGCGGGGGTCGCAGGAGACGTAGATCACGCGGGGAACCGCCGCGCCGGCGATGGCAGCGAGCAGCACGGCGAGGAGACCGAGGATGAAGAGCAGAGGGAGCCCAGCTGAACGCATTCGCATCGCGGTCCTCCCGACGAGCCAGCGGTTACCGAGGAGTATTCAGCGGGAGTCTAGGCGGGCTGGGCGGCCGTGTCAAAGCGCACCACTGCCCGTACTCCGTACCCATGGGGCTGCCACACCCTGGCACTGACTGGCTCGAGAGCCTTGGGCTTTCAAACTGAGTGGACTATCCCGTATCGGCAATCGTGGCCCTGGCAGGCACGGCCAGGCCAACGCAAGGCATCGACCGGCTGGACACAGCCAGGCACGGCGTTCATGCCGGCCCCCGCATGGTGTTACCCTAGGGGGCGTGAGCATGCCAATCGATGGAGGTGCCTAATGAAGCGTGGATTTCTCTGGACCCTGATCGCGCTGACCGTCGCTGCGCTCCTCGCCGCGGGGCCCCTGCCCGCTTCGGCCGCCGACACGTCCAAGGTGGACCAGGCCACCAAGCAGGTGGAGACCGGCGCCAAGAAGATCGGCGAGGGCAAGATCATCGAAGGCGTCGAGGAGACGGCCAAGGGAATCGGCAACACCGTGGTCGAAGGCGCCAAGCTGACGGGCGAGAAGTTCAAGGAAGCCGGCGAGGCGGCTGAGCCGCCCGCGAAGACCGCCTGGGAGAAAACCAAAGAGGGCGCGACCTCCTTCGGCACCAGCGTCAAGACCTTCTTCAAGCGGCTCTTCGGCAGCGACTAGCGCTTTGGTTTCATGACCCTGGCGAGGTAGGCGACGAGGGACGCCGGCTCGCGCTCCTGGAAGCGGACCGCGACACGCAGCTGCTCAAGATACTGGTCGAGGGTCTTCCCGCCCAGATCGATGCGGCGGGCGGTGAAGAAGGCCTGCGCGTAGATGCCATAAAGCCCGTTCTCAGTCTTGGCCCGCCTCGCCCGAGAGGCCTCCCTCGGGGTCTGCCTTGTCACAGTGTTGTCGCGCCGGAGTGAAGGAAGAGAACTTATGGAACCTGTCACGATCGACTCATCAGACTAAGAGCCGCCCAAGGGCAAGAGTTTTGCCGTCTGTGGACTTCGGCCGTCTGCGGGGGTCCAGGTCAAGGTCCTTTCCTTCACCATCACAGATCCGCGATCGGACAGTCGGAACGTCACAGCCCCTTCGCTGACCGAGAAGGCGTAGAGGCCTCCCCGTCGCCAGCCAGAGAATGATCTGAACATCGCTCGCGGGCCTACGCCGTCCACATCGGCGATCCCATACGACACGACTTCTCCGGAAGGCTCTAGGATGCCGTACCACTGTCCACGAATTGGCTTGCCCTCGGTCTGCGTTGCTTCAGCGACCGAGAGTCGCACAGTGTTGGGGAGTCTTGGCAACAGTTCCTTCGCAGCCCGCTCCTGCAGTGCCTCATCTTCCTGGCAGTGCACGGACCCCTTCCCTGCCTCGAGGCTAGCCACGTACTGGACGAGACACGGGCCATACTTGATGGCAAACTTCCCGGTCGTCCCTCCGCCGTGCTCCACGATGTCGTACCTTTCGTCGAGTAACAGGGAAGAACCGGCACGTCCTGCGAGGGCGGCTACCGCGCCGGGGCCGCGCGCAACACTATTGAAAAGTTGGTCGTTGCGCGGAAGGATCAACACCAGCCGCTCCACAGAAAGCCGGCCAAGCGTTCGTTCAGTTGTTCCGGCGTCGAATCGGCCGCCCCCTCCCCGAGTTGTGACACCCGGTGCCATGGCCACGACCCCATAGATGTCCTTGGAAGACTCTGCGGCGTCTAGCGTGATGTAGCCCCCGAAGGACTGGCCGGCCAGAATGACGCGCGCATAGCCTTCCCGCCGCCAAACCGTGATCTCGTCCACCGTTCGTTGAATGCCCTGATATAGGGACTGCTCGATGGAAGTCTCTCCAAGGTTGTTCCGCGCGATCTTGACAAC
This region includes:
- a CDS encoding IclR family transcriptional regulator — encoded protein: MITSNTVRTVRSVDRAIDALEAVARSPVPLTLAQLVETLEVPKSTTLNIARTLVRRRLLDFDGSSKTYRIGYFLAGLASAMPQGGDLRSLAKPYLERLALDTREVVYLGMLEGNEIVFIEKIESSQPIRYIAQVGTRRPLHCTAGGKMCLAMQPDTYIQRYIAEVGLEKYTAHTITTPAALRRNLQEIRRRGYAVSNGEFLEDLTGLSVPILHPGQAAADRHALVVAGPSFRVRKRARNILALMKKAAAGVAEEAGLFGATVTKGAAQ
- a CDS encoding MaoC family dehydratase, producing MSDLRRRAIRGLKAGDTFEITRTFTREDTVAFGALTRDYNPVHYEPRFAQDKGFSGIVCHGLLTGSMICEVGGQIAWLATGMSFRFRRPVYPGDTIACRLVISEVDERGRARAAATFTNQHGEQVATAGLTGYFPTGRAREILADMVAEGDPTNAI
- a CDS encoding alpha/beta hydrolase, producing the protein MLRRLTTRAAIALGFLTVALPAAGQVSTEFTLRGDCQTRLHEYQKKPYPGHFFYVEDPGSTKYRCGFSFEDPGEFDRYPSSAQTAFSFCQNGADERGIKAQCAVIARGAAIVARSYAEAQSRQDTTSLVVDSMRCGQTPLSRWAWAERAFCDLPWHGPAKASGIVIWNHGIFGTSVQYAGPVPPVFRLLQSRGWDVVKIARNNLGETSIEQSLYQGIQRTVDEITVWRREGYARVILAGQSFGGYITLDAAESSKDIYGVVAMAPGVTTRGGGGRFDAGTTERTLGRLSVERLVLILPRNDQLFNSVARGPGAVAALAGRAGSSLLLDERYDIVEHGGGTTGKFAIKYGPCLVQYVASLEAGKGSVHCQEDEALQERAAKELLPRLPNTVRLSVAEATQTEGKPIRGQWYGILEPSGEVVSYGIADVDGVGPRAMFRSFSGWRRGGLYAFSVSEGAVTFRLSDRGSVMVKERTLTWTPADGRSPQTAKLLPLGGS